The stretch of DNA CATCTTTTTGGATTCATAGACAACGTGTATGTTGTCAGGATTGAGTGGTTGGTTGATGTTCCAACAGCGAACTTGGTAGGATTGTATTTCCGTGAAAAACATCACCCCGTATGTGTAATCGATCGCCATTGTGACCACCTGATGGTCACAACCACGATATCCGACAATTCTGAAATCGTCCTGATTGAAGTTTTGCGGGGACTTTCGGCTATCTTTGAGGATTTTTGTTGAAACTGCAAATTGGCCGGTTCCTCCCATAGGGGCGTAATAAGCTGTACGATCGCCATTTGCATCAGGATAACCAAGAGCTAAGTTGAATAGTCCCAAAGGAAAGTAATAGTGCAGGGTTTTGTCGAAGATCAAATATGACTCTGCTTCAACTGCGTGGAAAGTTTCATGATCAAATGCCCAGAATTTATCCTTTCTGTAGTCATACACTGTTAAGTAGCTGTAGAAGGCGTTTGTAATGTACAAGAAGAGATCCTCACAGGAATCCCCTGCCTGATAATCCGGCGTTACAGTCATAAATCCATTTGATCCTCGTGCAGTAATTCTATCTGGAAGTTCAGCTCTACgattaatttgaaagtttcGGGATTCACATCCATTTGCAGGGAGATCAATGATCCAAAGAGCAGGCTTCTGGATGGGATACGTTGTATTCTGATAGTATTGCAACCTCCCGTTGTCCATGAAGAAAACTCTATTGCATTTTTCATCCACTGTGATGTGAAAAGCGGAGATTATTCTCTTAATTTCAAATGGCTTTTTCGTGGAAGGTGTTGGCGGTTTGCTGAAGATTGATAGTTGATTGGCATGGTGATGCCCTCCGTAATGATTAGATTGATAATATTGTCCAAATTGGTATTTATTAGGCTTCTTGTAATGCCATTTCCTTGTCCGATCCTCTTCACTTCCACCCTTAAAATCAATGGGGCTCAGAGCATTCAGTTCGTAATTCGGGAAGCCCCAGAGCTTTGGACTTGACCCATACTTGTAGTCAGCAATACAGAAAGCTCCAAGAGATGTTGGTATTCCCGGTCTCACGCGAGCCATTGTTACGATCATTAATCCACTTTGGGGATGATATGCAAACGATGCTATATCAATGTTTTCCGGGATGTAGTACCTGTAGGGTCCAACCCacgaattttctgcaattaaatttttaattaaattttagatgaatttatggaaagattttaatcaattttcctttcacctgattttggtaaattttcatattcgATCTTCTTCCATTTAAACACTTCTTCTACCCTTGTCTTTGGTGGATAATATGAGGCACTTTGAGTAGTAATGAGAACACTTAAACacgcaaaaaatattaatttcattcttGCTGCCAGAAACTCACGGAAATCAACTGAatcttttgcagaaaaaattcGGCTTTTATAGGTAAAAATTTCTGAAAGGTGATTTATTGCAATTATACTAGttttcaatcaattcaatATAAGAgcaaattatgtatttatgcCGGCTATGCAGAGCAGACACCATCGAGACATTAATGAGGTGTTTGTAACACTTATAACACtttattttgccaaaaagtcttgattttttgcttcaagaagagatttcaaatttttatttcaaatttctttataaaatttataaaagaattttattaattcaaagtAATGGAACAAAAAGGACACTACACATTTATTCctgacagttttttttatcaacctTAATGCCTTTAAATCGAATTTTGTCAACTTTTTTGAtctatttcattcaattaattttcatagtCACCGTATAAATCTGCTAGCCTGTAGCTATCCTCGTCCTCACAGACAGTTCCTCGAATAGCATCTGAAACCTTAACTCTGAAAACTCTATTGTTAACCTTTTGGGGATTCAAGAGCTCATCTGTGAGGAACATAATGGGCAAACTACAGGAATTAAACCAGAGATATCCGCGTGAATCTATAAAGATTTCAGccccaaagagaaaattatcagattCAAAGACAACTCCAATATTATCGGGATTCAATGGTTTCTTCATGTTCCAACATCGCACACTATTTGATTGCATCTCTGTGTAAAATATTACGCTGTAGGTGAAATCAACAACAGCCTTAGCTGCTTGATGATTACATCCTCGATAACCCATTATGGCAAAATCATCAGGATCGTAATTTGTTGGAGCCTTATTTCGATTTTTGAGGACTGCCGTTGAGACGGCAAATTGAGCTGTAGTAGATCCTGGGAAGTAGTACGCTGTTCTGTCCCCATATTCATCTGCATAACCAAGGACTAGGGAGAGCATACCAAGGGGTAGATCATAGGGGAAAGTCTTGTCAAAGATCATGTGAGACTCAGCAATAACTGGGGCAAATGTTGGACTATTGGTGAAGGTCCAATATTCGTCATTTTTGTAGTCGTAGACAATTATTTGATTCGTGAAGGTATTCGCGATGTAAATGAAGAGATCATCGCAttcatttgattgaaaatcaaGCTTGTGGAAGATGATTCCAAATGGAACCTCCCCAGCAACTTCATCAGGAATTTCTGATCTTCTTATCAATGGGAATTCCCTCGTTTGGCAGCAATCCGAAGCAATGTGAAAGACTAAAAGGGCAGGCTTCTGGATCACATAGGTAACGTTGTTGTAGTAATTTAGGACTCCCACATCGAATGTAAAAGCCCTGTTGCATTTTTCATCCATTGACACGTAGTGAGTTGTTACAATTCTAAAATCATTCTTTGGCTTTTcagttgttgttgttgtagtTGTTGGAGGTTTGGTGTAATAGGGCTGTGGGAAGATGTAGTTATTGTAGTTATGGCTTGAATGGCTAGAATGGCTGGAATGGCTTGAATGATGGTTGTTGTACCATCCATAGTAATTCTGGGAGTTCTGATAATTATTCTGCCCGTAGTAATAATTATGATGCTTATTCGGTTTCTTATGTCCTGTCCTTCCAAGATCCCGATAAAGGCGTCTTCCACCGAAGTCCGATGCCCTCAAAGTATTTGCTTCATAGTTGGGAAAACCCCAAAGCTGTGGACTTGATCCTACACTGTAATCCTGCACACAAAATGCCGCTAAAGTTGCTGGAACTCCTGGTCTTATGCGTAGAATAGTTACAATCATTAATCCACTTGCTGGATGAAAAGCCAGAGATGCCATATCATTGTTTCCAGGGATGTAGTATTGGTAGGGACCCACAtaggaattttctaaaattcaacAACACTTTAGCACAACATTTTGAGCACAAATAACTAAATAATTCACCTTTACCTGATTGAGGGAGATTTTCAAAGCCAATATTCCTCCATTTGTAGATTTCTTCAACGGAATTCCAGGGATTTTCCAAAGTATTCACAGAAGACAATGCTAAACCGATCACTCCCAAAATAAGAAACTTCATTTTGTGATTTGGCACCTTTGAGCAGACTTTACCATCTGATCTCCCGAACAACACTCACTGAACTTTTATAAGAACGACAAACTAATTATGCATCGCTTTATCTAATTTCTCTGATatgtttgtgatttttttcctttttgaattttgcccGAGATTCTGAATGCTTTGAGCATGATTATTGAgtatttttatcttaaacCTCCGTTTCTTCATTAGAATTGGTAATGCAGAGAGAAGATGACAAAACTTTGCAACTTTGTGctgatttttgataaaatcattttatttcttcaacttcttcaaCTTTAACATTGATCTCAATATTTCTGTAACAAAATGTTGTTttgtttgataattttaaaccCCTTTTAATGTCTCAAAAGGGCTTTAATTGAACCGCATTTGGCCCTCAATGATCATAATCATTGTATAAATCTGCAAGCCTGTAGCtatcttcttcatcttcacaaACAGTCCCTCTTATTGCGTCTGAAACTTTAACTCTGAAAATTCTATTGTTGTACTCATTGAGATTAAGAGGATCATCCGTGAGGAATATTATGGGTAAGCTGCCTGTATTGAACCACAAATATCCGCGAGAATCAATGAATATCGCTATACTGTAGAGTAATATATCAGATTCATAGACAACGCCAATATTATCGGGATTTAGGGGTTTCTTCATGTTCCAGCATCTTATGCTATTCGATTGCATCTCAGCATAAAACATAACTCCGTATGTGTAGTCAATGGCAGCATTGGCAGCTTGATGATCACATCCACGATATCCCATTATGGCAAAATCATCAGGATCATAATTTgttggagcttttcttttatccTTCAGGACTTCCGTTGATACGGCAAATTGAGCTGTACTCGATCCTGGGAAATAGTAAGCTGGCCTATCCCCGTACTCATCGGCATATCCCAAGGCAATGCCCACAACGCCCAGCGGGAGATCATAGAAGAAAGTCTTATCGTACACCAAATGAGATTCAGCAATAACTGGGGCGAAAGTTGGATGACTTGTGAATGTCCAGAAATCGTC from Lutzomyia longipalpis isolate SR_M1_2022 chromosome 1, ASM2433408v1 encodes:
- the LOC129786794 gene encoding L-dopachrome tautomerase yellow-f2-like, translated to MARVRPGIPTSLGAFCIADYKYGSSPKLWGFPNYELNALSPIDFKGGSEEDRTRKWHYKKPNKYQFGQYYQSNHYGGHHHANQLSIFSKPPTPSTKKPFEIKRIISAFHITVDEKCNRVFFMDNGRLQYYQNTTYPIQKPALWIIDLPANGCESRNFQINRRAELPDRITARGSNGFMTVTPDYQAGDSCEDLFLYITNAFYSYLTVYDYRKDKFWAFDHETFHAVEAESYLIFDKTLHYYFPLGLFNLALGYPDANGDRTAYYAPMGGTGQFAVSTKILKDSRKSPQNFNQDDFRIVGYRGCDHQVVTMAIDYTYGVMFFTEIQSYQVRCWNINQPLNPDNIHVVYESKKMLFGLMLQIDSRGYLWFHTDHIPVDYTTDYPLDLNEVNSRIFRVKVSDAIQGTACEGRDSYRIHDLYNDYEH